The proteins below are encoded in one region of Dioscorea cayenensis subsp. rotundata cultivar TDr96_F1 chromosome 18, TDr96_F1_v2_PseudoChromosome.rev07_lg8_w22 25.fasta, whole genome shotgun sequence:
- the LOC120281804 gene encoding probable xyloglucan endotransglucosylase/hydrolase protein 27: protein MASSSSSSSLVTLFSLLCFICFSNGFTSTNILDNIQTVSFDEGYTQLFGDTNLMLLSDGKSVHLSLDQRTGAGFASQDLYLHGFFSASIKLPSDYAAGVVVAFYMTNGDLFEKNHDELDFEFLGNVRGKEWRVQTNVYGNGSTAVGREERYGLWFDPTEAFHHYSILWNHDQIIFYIDGIPIREIIRNESSMGGAFPSKPMSLYATIWDGSNWATSGGRYKVNYKFSPYIAKFSDFVLNGCAVNPVDHSSACDKAESNNYNTISLSTKQKYAMQSFRNKYMIYSYCYDRKRYAKPLKECSSNRRESLKSYRSNGVKLSKRHRHGAGNSATI from the exons atggcttcttcttcttcttcttcttctctggtTACCTTGTTCTCACTCCTCTGTTTCATCTGCTTCTCCAATGGCTTCACTAGTACTAACATTTTGGACAACATCCAAACTGTGTCCTTTGATGAAGGATACACTCAGTTGTTTGGTGACACTAATCTCATGCTTTTAAGTGATGGCAAAAGTGTTCATCTTTCTCTTGATCAAAGAACAG GTGCTGGTTTTGCTTCTCAGGATCTCTATTTGCATGGATTTTTCAGTGCATCCATTAAGCTCCCTTCAGATTATGCTGCTGGTGTTGTTGTTGCCTTTTAT ATGACAAATGGGGatttgtttgagaaaaaccaTGATGAATTGGACTTTGAGTTCTTGGGTAATGTCAGAGGGAAAGAGTGGAGAGTTCAGACCAATGTTTATGGGAATGGTAGCACTGCAGTGGGAAGGGAAGAGAGGTATGGCCTCTGGTTTGATCCCACTGAGGCTTTTCATCACTATTCAATCCTATGGAACCATGACCAAATCAT ATTTTACATTGATGGCATTCCAATTAGGGAGATTATTAGGAATGAATCATCAATGGGAGGTGCATTTCCATCCAAACCAATGTCACTTTATGCAACCATTTGGGATGGTTCTAATTGGGCTACATCCGGTGGCCGATACAAAGTCAATTATAAATTCTCACCATACATTGCGAAATTCTCCGATTTCGTACTCAATGGATGCGCTGTAAATCCAGTTGATCACTCCTCGGCCTGTGACAAGGCCGAGTCTAATAACTACAACACAATATCATTGTCTACTAAGCAAAAATACGCAATGCAGAGTTTCCGCAATAAGTACATGATATATTCCTACTGCTATGACCGGAAACGCTATGCGAAGCCACTGAAAGAGTGTTCGAGCAACCGGCGTGAATCACTGAAGTCTTATCGATCGAATGGTGTGAAATTGAGCAAGCGACATCGCCATGGTGCCGGAAACTCTGCCACCATATGA
- the LOC120282013 gene encoding probable histidine kinase 4 translates to MGYEMGGERRRWWVNRTAMVVVWVVVSTAIWAGLHLYIRRVSMRKAEEALVSMCEERARMIQDQFAVSVNHVHALAILISTFHYQKQPSAIDQETFAHYAARTAFERPLLNGVAYAQRVANSERDKFENEQGWIIKTMKRDPSPVQDEYAPVIFSQETVSYIEALDMMSGEEDRENILRARATGKAVLTNPFRLLKSNHLGVVLTFPVYRSGLPPDATVDDRVKATAGYLGGAFDVESLVDNLLRQLAGSQEIMVNVYDVTNISKPLIMYGPQQPDGYMSLSHVSMLDFGDPFRKHHMMCRYSQKPPIPLSAITTPSGVFVICMLAGYILYAAWNRYDNVKEDCRKMEELKVQAEAADVAKSQFLATVSHEIRTPMNGVLGMLDMLLDTDLNLTQKDYAQTAQVCGKALISLINEVLDRAKIEAGKLQIEAVPFDLRAVLDDVISLFSPKLREKKGIELAVFVSDKVPEVLTGDPGRFRQIITNLVGNSVKFTERGHIFVQVHLVEHSNMVTDAKSEAHLNGWSDEHEVKSCRTIFNTLSGVEAADNRNSWDNFKHLLSDETSLPDASGNEMPGDKESAKVTLTVSVEDTGIGIPLQAQDRVFTPFMQADSSTSRNYGGTGIGLSISKCLVELMGGQINFISRPHVGSTFTFTVVLKRCKGSAIDEAKRALPEPLPISFRGMKSILIDERPVRGAVTKYHLQRLGVTVDIASTMKTAFNAKAGQNGCTRSHIKQPKIILVEKDSWTSGMDTCLGNQLTEWKHNGRLSEVPKVILLSTSESDKTKCSYVDTVIMKPLRASTIAACLQQVLRMGVPQRKQLPNGSAFLHNLLAGKNILVVDDNKVNLRVAAGALKKYGANVACAESGKGALSLLQLPHKFDACFMDVQMPEMDGFEATRQIRLMESKANEEARHGGMTPHDTTEKVGWHLPVLAMTADVIQATYEECMKCGMDGYVSKPFDEQQLYQAVAKFLISKANPDSEK, encoded by the exons ATGGGATATGAGATGGGAGGGGAAAGGAGGAGGTGGTGGGTGAACAGGACCGCTATGGTTGTGGTTTGGGTGGTGGTTTCAACGGCGATATGGGCGGGCTTGCATTTGTATATCCGGAGAGTGAGCATGCGCAAGGCTGAGGAGGCGCTGGTGAGCATGTGCGAAGAGAGAGCTCGGATGATCCAGGACCAGTTTGCGGTGAGCGTCAACCATGTCCATGCTCTTGCCATCCTCATCTCCACTTTCCACTACCAGAAGCAGCCCTCCGCCATTGATCAG GAGACATTTGCTCATTATGCGGCCAGGACTGCATTTGAGCGGCCATTACTCAATGGTGTGGCATATGCGCAACGGGTTGCTAATTCTGAAAGAGATAAGTTTGAGAATGAGCAAGGTTGGATAATCAAGACTATGAAGCGGGATCCATCACCTGTGCAAGATGAGTATGCACCTGTTATATTCTCCCAGGAGACAGTCTCCTACATTGAGGCCCTTGATATGATGTCTGGAGAG GAGGACCGTGAGAACATCTTAAGAGCTCGGGCTACTGGGAAAGCTGTTCTCACAAACCCATTTAGATTGTTGAAATCCAATCACCTTGGTGTGGTTTTAACATTCCCAGTCTATCGATCTGGCCTTCCACCGGATGCTACAGTTGATGATCGAGTAAAGGCTACTGCTGG ATATCTTGGTGGAGCTTTTGATGTTGAGTCACTTGTGGATAATTTGCTGAGACAACTTGCTGGCAGTCAAGAAATTATGGTGAATGTCTACGATGTCACAAACATTTCTAAGCCGTTGATCATGTATGGACCACAGCAACCAGATGGTTACATGTCACTGTCACATGTCAGTATGCTTGATTTTGGTGATCCATTCAGGAAGCACCATATGATGTGCAG GTACAGTCAGAAGCCTCCTATTCCATTGTCAGCCATTACTACCCCATCTGGTGTCTTTGTGATATGCATGCTTGCAGGATATATATTGTATGCTGCTTGGAACCGCTATGACAATGTCAAAGAAGACTGTCGAAAAATGGAAGAGTTGAAAGTTCAGGCAGAGGCTGCAGATGTTGCTAAATCCcag TTTCTCGCGACTGTCTCGCATGAGATACGAACTCCTATGAATGGGGTCCTTG GAATGCTAGACATGCTATTGGACACAGACCTGAATTTAACCCAAAAGGATTATGCTCAAACTGCGCAAGTTTGTGGAAAAGCATTGATATCATTGATTAATGAGGTTCTTGACCGTGCAAAAATTGAAGCTGGCAAACTTCAAATTGAGGCAGTTCCATTTGACTTGCGAGCTGTTCTTGATGATGTAATTTCATTATTCTCTCCGAAGTTGAGAGAGAAGAAGGGCATTGAG CTTGCTGTTTTTGTCTCTGATAAAGTTCCTGAGGTTCTTACGGGTGATCCTGGGAGGTTTCgccaaataataacaaatctTGTGGGGAACTCTGTGAAG TTTACTGAAAGAGGCCACATTTTTGTCCAAGTCCATCTAGTGGAGCACTCAAATATGGTGACAGATGCTAAATCTGAAGCACATCTAAATGGATGGTCAGATGAGCATGAAGTCAAATCATGTAGAACTATATTCAATACCTTGAGTGGTGTTGAAGCTGCTGATAACAGGAATAGTTGGGACAATTTCAAGCATCTACTTTCTGATGAGACATCCTTGCCTGATGCTTCTGGAAATGAGATGCCTGGTGACAAGGAATCTGCTAAAGTGACCTTGACTGTAAGTGTAGAGGATACTGGGATTGGGATCCCATTACAAGCACAGGATCGGGTTTTCACACCTTTCATGCAAGCTGACAGCTCAACTTCAAGGAATTATGGTGGAACTGGTATTGGATTGAGCATCAGTAAGTGTCTAGTTGAACTAATGGGTGGACAGATAAACTTCATAAGCCGGCCTCATGTTGGCAGCACGTTTACATTTACTGTTGTCCTCAAAAGATGCAAGGGAAGTGCAATTGATGAAGCAAAGAGAGCACTACCTGAGCCTCTTCCTATTAGTTTTCGAGGAATGAAATCAATACTGATAGATGAAAGACCTGTTAGAGGTGCTGTAACGAAGTACCATCTGCAAAGACTAGGCGTAACAGTTGATATTGCAAGTACCATGAAGACGGCATTTAATGCAAAAGCTGGGCAAAATGGTTGCACTCG AAGTCACATAAAACAACCAAAGATAATCCTAGTTGAAAAGGATTCCTGGACTTCAGGGATGGATACTTGCTTGGGCAATCAATTAACAGAGTGGAAACACAATGGCCGGTTGTCTGAAGTGCCCAAGGTTATCCTTCTGTCGACATCTGAATCAGATAAAACAAAGTGTTCTTATGTTGATACTGTGATCATGAAGCCCCTGAGGGCAAGCACAATCGCTGCATGCCTTCAGCAGGTACTGAGAATGGGGGTGCCACAGAGGAAGCAATTGCCTAATGGATCGGCTTTCCTTCATAATCTTCTTGCTGGAAAGAATATATTAGTGGTTGATGATAATAAGGTTAATCTAAGAGTTGCTGCAGGTGCCCTGAAGAAATATGGGGCAAATGTAGCTTGTGCCGAAAGTGGTAAAGGTGCTCTTTCCCTTCTTCAACTGCCACACAAGTTTGATGCCTGCTTCATGGATGTTCAGATGCCAGAAATGGATGG GTTTGAGGCAACTCGGCAGATTCGTTTAATGGAGAGCAAGGCAAATGAGGAAGCTAGGCATGGAGGCATGACTCCGCATGACACAACAGAAAAGGTTGGGTGGCACCTGCCGGTTCTAGCCATGACAGCCGATGTCATTCAGGCAACTTATGAAGAGTGCATGAAATGCGGGATGGACGGCTATGTCTCAAAGCCTTTTGACGAGCAACAACTCTATCAAGCGGTTGCAAAGTTCCTGATATCCAAAGCCAACCCAGATTCAGAAAAATAA